GTACTGGCTCGACCAGCCTGGTTaatccgtgtcttcctgtctgtgtggtaACACGCCCCCTGGAGGCCACACGCCACCTCACACCTCACTTGTGCTGGGGGGTTTGTGTGCCTGGATGCTGTGTGCATAGGAAACACTTAGtctcctgttgttgttgttgttgttgtttgagaTCTCCTTTAGATTCTAGTGCAGAGTGCAAAGCTATGACTGATaaagtgattgtgtgtgtgtgtgtgtgtgtgtagatatgtattcatgtgtgtgtgtgtgtgtgtgtgtgtgtgtgtgtgtgtgtgtgtgtgtgtgtgtgtgaggctaaTCTGATGCGGCAGCAAATATCTGCCTATTCGCTAAaacagcacttcctgtttgcAGGCCAACTTACCTGCCTCCAACGTTTGTGCCCATTTAtattcctcctcatcccccccgcccccccccactaccccccccccccccccaccaccaacagAGAGTggctgagtacacacacactttgccagATGGCATGTCACCTGGGTTGTTGGTCCAGGTGTCTcactcacaaaaacacacacgcacagcaacGCTGCCGTATCTAAGTTGCGCATCATATTAAGGAAGCAGGAAGTCAGATCTCAGGGGTAGATACCCGTAGGCATTTGGACATGAGATAAGACCGCATCAAAGAGTCTTTCTCAACGGGCCTTCAGTTCATTTGGCTACGAGGTTGATTTGCATAAGTgcgcacacgcatacatacaaacacacacgtacatatgcatgcacacgcacatttgagcacacacgcacacacacacgtgcatttcCACACCGGTCGAATTCACCAAAGCCAGTCATTCCACTTCAGTGgtcaggtgcacacacacacacacatctgccaaCGTGACCAAAGCCCACCTGACCCATCTAGTATTTGATAACGGttatcaaacatgacatcatCCAATCTGGCGTTCGTGGCAATGATATCCCCTCAGTGGTTTGTATCTCCGAGCAGGAACAACAACAGGCCAGGAGAAGCCATGATGCTTTGATGGTTTAGCCCCAACTTATCACTgatatgtgtgtgcctgtgtttgtgtgtatgagagagagagagagagattcatttAATGGTCATTCTCACGAAGCAAGGGTCTGCTTTGCACCCGAGCCAAACCCAGACAGCATTGGCAGAGTGTTATTTTATGTTCTGTAGGTGAAATCCACTGAATGTCACCCTGGTGCAAAATGTTTCAATGCTCTCTACTGTGGTCTCTCTGCCTTCCATTTTCAAACTTAATCATCTCTCTGAAAGCCAGTATACTGTTGGACCGCTGCATGTttttacagaaagagagatgtgaATTTCATGACGTTAGCAGGCATAGGCAGTCTTGTGGATACAGTGCAGggctctgctgctctgtggtcagacagagagtgtgagagaggaataCTGGAGGCCTGTGAGTTCACATCCCTAATATGGTGCCTTAAACATTTCCAAAATAGCATCTCTGTTTCCTAACAGGGGAACAGGTTGCCTTCTGACCCGCAGCAGTGCAGTCTGGGATAGTGCAGTTGAATTGACCTGGTTCCTCTGAGGCACGGAAGACTGAAAAAAAAGTATGTGGTTCAATCAGGATCAAGTTGAGCCTTGTGAGGAAGGAGCAGGGGATCAGTGGGATCCCAGTGTTGTCAcgccctccacttcctccctgtctgtctgattcCAGGCTCCCGCATTCCAGACACCTGCCATCCATCACTTCATCAACCCGACAGTATTTCAATCCTGGTGTTccctccactcaccgccagatcTTCTGCTCTGTTTACTCAGTCTTGTTGGCTGGAATCAGATTCATTCAGCTTTTGAAAAGATCCTAACTCACCTTTTGTCTGCAGAGCCGCCAGCTACATcatccctgccctgcctgcctgcctgtcatgtCTGCCCTTTATTGTTCCTCCGGTCTTCCTGTTGTTTCaataacccccccctcccccctgccctgcccctctATGCCTTGTGTCATGCGCTTGGGTCCACCAGCCAGCCCTAACAAGTTTGCCAGTCTTCCCAGGTACAAGGCACAGTCACGTTCTCCTGCATGAAGTCACTTTATCACTCACGTTGGATAGTGTAGAATAAAGTATCCTCCAACAAGTGCCCGTTCCAACATCCCTCACTTGGTCACACACTTCAAAAGAACTTCCAATGACACGGAAATAGGAGAGCCTTTCAGCCCTTAAAATGTTCCTGTGAACTGGAACATAGATTCAGGCTTTCAGACACATTTGCCTTTTGAATGGAATGATACGACGTGGGTATGTGCATAGACCCATATCCAGCAGTTGAGATGCGGGGTTGGCCCTGTGTGTGGTCCTCATCCTCACACGAGAGAAAGGTTCCTGGAAGGTTCCACAACTGACATTGATAATCACACTCCTCTCGGTTTCCTGTGTTTTAACATGGACCAGTACAATTCCACAGGCTGGAATAATCCTTGGTTAAACTCTTCAGTGAATATGAATTTGACAGTTTGGTGTTCCTGAGCTTGAGGTTCTGGGTGAAGTCTATTCCTATCTACACCAAAGATCAGAACCAGCTAGGTAAACAAGATTGAGTGGATATAACACAAAAacccagtctctctctgagACAACACAGGGCACTGAGAAGGATCCACGTGTTAAGATTTACAGCCGAATCACAGGTCAATAGAAGAAATCCCAAAACATAGTCGAGGTCAAACAGAGAGACTTGATACGAGGATTGTGTACACTCCATTAGCTAGCTCTTCACAAGAAAAACATCTGAGGTTGCATTCTGGAATGTTGGCGAGTCACACATACAATTGTACAAATACGATTGGCCAGTGCATGTCAGAGGGTTGGTAGAAGCAGTCGAAGGACTATTGCAAGACGTGTCAATTAGTTTTCCCTGATAATCCGAGTAAGAACAGTTCCCCAGCTCAGAGACATTCATTCCCTGTCTTATTTGTGCCAGGgggaaaatatttatttaatacatttatgcatttcaCTCGATTATTCTGTACTCCTGTGAAATTTAAGATACTCGTCAATGACGTTGAGGTCATTTGTCCTTCAAATGGGCTGCGTGCTCTGGGTGAGGGAGACTGCTCAGTCTCTGGGTTCTCCTCTACATTGCTAAGAGGTCAACAATATTGTCTTGGTTACACTGAGTACAGCAGAGCCAACCAGGCTCCACACTGGAAGAAGAAAAGACAAAACTTGATTGTATGAACTCAATTTAATTGTGGGCTGGATTCCCATCCAATAAATATAGCCTGTGTAGTCCCAACTCATTTTGATGAAAATACAGCTATAATGAAATAATGACATTAACTCAATGACATTGATTGTTTGTCCTCATTTTCATCAAAGACAGCAACAATAAAATGATTGTATTTATTAACTAACGAATAACGAACAAATAATACATTGATTCACGTTTGTCCAACTCAAACTATTGTAAttaattgaaaatgtaataCGGCAACATTATTTTCCAGTTGATCCCACATTTAGACACATGAGACAAAACCTGGTTTTACTTTTATTGACAGagtataaacacacaacacagactgaGCAGGAAATGAAAACGATTGAAATGCAACAAAGTGCAGACCACACTGTTTTTTAATGCCAGAATAAGGATTCATAAGATTGAAAATAATTCCCAAAAGTTCAAAAGGTAACTAAATAAAGGTGATCTAAATaaggtgttttggatgaaatgaccaaaggggttagtatgtgtgttttggatgaaatgaccaaaggggttagtatgtgtgttttggatgaaatgaccaaaggggttagtatgtgtgttttggatgaaatgaccaaaggggttagtatgtgtgtttgggggaaaatgaccaaagggcttagttagtgtgttttggggtaaatgacaaaaggggttagtatgtgtgttttggatgaaatgacatatcctgatcaatttgatctaatGCAATAATCACCAGGATAGAAACAGTTAGCACATCTAGCTTTAACATAGGGTCAATGGAGAACCAAGTCCTCAAAATGGCTGCATATTGTTTCTATCCTGGTGATTGTTGGTCATGTAATCTGATTGCTAATCAATACAAACTCTTGCCAGGTGTGTTTTGCTAATGAGTGGATGATTATGAGCTAGTATGACTGTCCACATCCATTATCTGGGCTGGAAAGGTTAGCTCAGTGGTTGAAGTGGCTGACTGCTAATCAAGAGGTTGAAGGTTCATATCCCCCAAGGTGCTTTTGGATGAAAGCTGAAAGTGGGCCTCTCTCAAAGATATATTTGAATTCTGAAGGCAGTTTAATCAGGGCTCTGGTATCCCAGTGGATAAGCATGTGCAAGATGCAGGCTGCTCTCTGGTCCTGGCtcacctgggttcaaatcctgcTGGGGGACAGTTCCATTCTGTCATGTGCAATATGATAGTATGTCTTTAAAGATAAGTGTAACTTTTCCATGTAGGGTGAAGAGGGTCCTCGGTGGCACAATGGTTAAGCACCTGCCCTGCACATGAACAGCCTGGTATCAGATCCCAGCTCAAGCTGAAATCTTGCTATCATCACTTTTGGAACctggcatgggcaccaacacaCATGGGTGGAATCCAGCATGGTCCCCACCTCCTGTCATCCAGCAGACGTCCAACATGCATGGTCCCCACTCCCTGTCATCTTGGTCAGAACAGGAAGTTCTTCGGGTCTTTGGGTAGATGTGAAGACAGACACGGGAACCAGAGGTTGTTTTCTGAATGCACATTATGCACATGGCGATGTACATTCTAAACTACTGCAAGAAAGCCTCTCGCCGTGGCAGATAGAGGAGAAATGCACTCCAAAAAGGCGGGCAGAAAAGTAGTGAGTGCGCGTTCATGTATATGAGCCGGCTCTTTTCAGTGAACTGAGTCAAACGAGCCGGCTCACGGAAAAGAGCCGGAATGCCCATCACTAATGACTAGGGTTCGAATTAcgggggggcttgggggggcttgaccccctaattaagacttggaccccccccaaaagaggtcaaaGCAACAGGACGGGGGGgtcaatacatttatatattgttcttacctgtaatcgtaaatattacttaaCGCCCTGGaaaagaagttgaccccccccgatTATCATTGTATAGGTCGTACTTTGACACTACCTACTGGTGTTGATGTTGCCACACTAAAATCAAGACTAAGACGAGATGAATCGAGCTTGTCACAGGTAGGAGAGCAGGTTGTCTGAAGAGCCCTAAGTGCCCCAAACGAGCCTTGCATGGTTTACACAGCCATCGGTGTGATTGGGTGAATGAAATACAAAAAGAGAAGGATAGATCTAACTACTACTAACAATGTGCACAAGGATTTCCCTTTGTATGCAAACAACTTGTTTTCAGCAGCTGTATCTTTTGCATTCAGCTTGGGCCCATCCAAATTCATTATGACCTTCTGGGAAGTCAAAGGTGAACTTGAGATATTCTGGGAAGCCTAGATCAAAGAAAGAAATGAGGCCAAACAATGTGATAAACCCCACGATGACTCTGCCCACATTGCTGAGGACTTTCAAGCCTTCGATCACGTTTCGCACATCTCTTTGGATCATGCAAATCCCCCATGACTGGGACTGGGATGTAAATAGTAATGCTAGACGATTCTAAGAAAGGTTAGCTAAGTATCATAAAAAATATACGCTATTACCAAGCCTGTTGTACATTACCAAGCTAGACGAGCCAGCTAGCCTGCCAACTCAGACTTGACTGACAGTGAAAATGCTGCtaaattcaaatcaaatgtatttgcatagccctttttacacgcaagcatgtcacagagggcttcacatacgcccatagaactgcccctcaaccaacctaaattCACATGGTCTGGCCCAATGGTTGTTTTCTGAATGCACATTATGCACATGGCGATTTACATTCTAAACTACAACAAGAATGCCTCTTGCCATTGCAACAAGAAGGAGAAATGCATTCCAAAAAGGCAGGGAGAGTGAAGATATGTGTCACACATGCGCATAGGGCAGTCTCTTAACACATCTCACAGTTTAAACCatgaatacattttgtgttATACCCATTACATATACATACGTACACATTTTAATTTGAATTGTTTAAATAAAGCAAATTGTATTCAAATGGGTCAGCTCTAACAAGGGCTTGAGTCATAGAGAGAATCCTAGAGTGGGTCTcaccccagtctctctctctctatctctctctctctctctcactgtctctctctctttctctctctctctttctctcacacgcacacacacactaaacctaACAAAAATGAAGGCAGGAGACGGAAGGGAGGAGCAGATGATGGAGTGTGGAGGCATCCGTCCGTTCCCTCCGTGTGTCGTGTTTTGGAATCTCCATCCCAACGCCCTCCTTGACTcctgaaggggagaggaagtgaaGGACACGCCCGTGTGTTCTGTAAACACGACTGGCCCTCACTTCACCCTCCAAGCGAGGCCACTACCTCCCTGTGGCAgcccctgtgccccccccccaccctccctaggGAAGGAAGCTGGCCCCCTCAACCCTACAGGGGTCAAACTgctgctggggaggggaggggggggggcactgtccCTGCCCCGGATATCTGCCACTGACAGCAGGAAACCCTGAGTGGACAAATGAAAGGAATCGTGGGTCTGCCTCTCCATGGCAATGGGCAGGATGCCTGATGTCAAAGAATGGCGTGCGGAAGTGCTGTCGTGTCATGGCGTGTCACTCTCGGCTTCCCTATAAACAGCCTAATCACACATCTCTGTTGTGCAGAGCAAAGCTCGTCACCCAGCCTACTTGGTGGACCAGAGGTCCTCATTGGACCTGGAAGGATGGCTATTCTGCAGATGGGAAGTCATTTCCACTGGGGTCTGCACGCACAAGTCTTTTCAAAAGGACATGCTAGGATCCTTACATTTGAGGGAGAAAAAGCAAGATTCTGATTTCAAACGTAAGGCCCCTGGCCGGACTCCATGTACGGCATTCCAGTGGTTGCCAAATTTCTAAATTGCGTTATTATAATCACAAACACTACTGCCTGAGGGGTggtacaatttgaaaaaaaatttttttccCAATGCTCCAAATGTTTCAGAACTCCCCCACTACCCCCAACTACTTCATGCTATCCCACTTTCAAGGCTTCGCTTACACATTTTCTTTGGAAGCTCTTGAAGCTGTGAGATTTCAGGAAAAGGGTTTCAAGTCTGTCTCTTTCATCTCCATGCTAAGAAAGGACAACAAGAGCAGACAACAAATGAAGGCAGGGCTGGGGAATAGGTTTGCTTTGCATGCATACTTCAATGCTGAGTGAACGCAGGTTGACTAGAAAGCAGTACAGTAAAGTGCTTCTACAGTGCCCTTTCCGGAACATAGGGAGCCCTGGGAGAAAGCAATATTGAATCAATACAGATTAATATTGACTGTCTGTCAGACATACTTCTGCTGACTTACTGGTGGGGTCAGAGGTCCATGACAGTAGACAGGATGTTGATATTTCTCAAGACAAAAAATCTGTGCATGTATGAAACAATTGTTTTCTTCCTCGTGCTTGTCTCAGTTTCTCTGTTTTGGGAAGGAAATCACATATTTTGTCACCACAATGAGTGTCAGTCTTGGTGTGTTCTAGACAGGGTCGGCTCTCTGCCctctcaaaaaatatttttgttttagTATAAATAAGAAACACTGGCATTGGCTATACATTCAATATCAAGAATGCCCCCCCATTTCATTTGTTCTAGATCCGAGTCTGGTTCTAGATATGCTAGATAATGGATTGTCAGTTGGCATGGATTACGTTAACTCCTGTATGGATTGTGTACTCACAAACACTTTGACAATGACACACCAACAGACACCCAACCCTCATTAAGCACTCTCATGCACTCCATTTGTTGGACAACACTTCCCCATTTGTGATGATGGATCATCGCAATTTATCTTAGCGTTAGCGTTAGTGAACCGAATTAGACAAACAAAGTGTAGGTGTAGTGTGTAAGAGTTAAGATGCCTTGGTAGTACCTGACTATACCAGTGATTTTACTCTTTGTTAAATGAACAGGCGCAGGAGACCACTAGATTAAATGATCATCCCCTAGCACAGTCTAAACACAGCTACAGTATTTGTTATTGATGTGTCTGGGACTGTCACTTGTGAGCACATTTTAGGCTACACTTGGATTAAGTACCCTCTCGATTTATAGTTACAGAATACAAATACTGTATGTGAGCATTACATGTATGTGTGAAACCACTGATGTAACAGGATGGTGGAGACATAAAACTAAACTGATACTAACTGACAGATGAACATGCACACCACATAACCGTTTAGCTGTGACTAACAGATTTACATCTTCACTGATAATCAAGATGGGAATATATACGAATACATCTTCAAGCTTTGTAATAAAATGATGACAGTATTATAGTAATGCACTCTTATAAGTGCCTGTAAGATGCTATTTATGTAATTTTGCATGTTAAGCTTGACATGACAGGAACTGTGCTGGACAAGGTGGCATGTAAAGGAGATGTAAATGTACATGATTATGAGCTGGACCAGAAGTTTGACTTTCATTTCATGGGAAACTGTGGAACTAACATATAACAGAATCACAAGATTCCTGTGAAAACCAATGCACCCCTGACAAAAGTCAAGATTAAATCCTTTTACATTTTACTTCTATGATTTTATTTGCAACAATTCCTCGCAATTCATTTTGTTTGAATTGAAGTTGACTTGGTAGAAGGACATTTCCATAAGGTTcgccccccaaaaatgtaatgAACCTGTAGGCATGGGCGCGGCTGGGCCATCCATATTTAAATAACCCGACACCAGCCGATTGTCCCACACAGATCAAGTAGATTCTTGTCGGTAGATTACCTTCCACCATGATATTCCATTACATTGACAATTATCTAATGTATAATatgatttgttttcaaatgtgaatGCTTTACTTTTAGCCCCATGTATGCCTTTGTCTTTTTGATAGGCTGAAGACCTACATTTTGGAAGTGTGCATAGTGTTGGAAGATGCCTTATCCAGGacgcagaggagggaggataggTCATATCCAGTTCCCGCGTAGTGAAGAACTAGCGTTGGGAGAAAGAAGACAAAGAGGTACTTATCACCCTTATTGTGCAGAATGTTTCTGGCCTCTGATGAGTGACCAGCCGATGTCTTACATTCAGATTTTGTAATTAAGATATTAGTGTTATTAATGATTTAATCATAAACATTACTTTATTTAATAGCATTTCATAGACGTATGTTAAGATTTGTATTATCAATTTGAATAGTTCAAAGTGGTTCATGTGGACAAATGCATCTGCAAAatgattacattacattaaacTCATACCTGAGTCCATACCCTACTTAACCTACATACTGTACTTAAAGTGTATTTTTCTGATTGCAGTGAGGAATATGAGATACCAATGTACGACAGACCATCAGGAAAGGAGCCATCGAGGTAACCATCCACTAGGGCTGTCACGTGAAAAATACATACATGCACCAATAgataaacacataaacacaataaCACTGAAATTATATTTAATATGATTATGTTATGGCTTGCTTGTCATAGATGGCAGTCCAGACATTTGCACAACCATGAGACACCTGTTGCACCTGTTTGTTGCCCACCTGGAGCCTTTGGACACAGCCGAAGCTGTTGTGCAGGCTCTGAAGCCAAATCTCCGTCCAAACGAATTTTGTGAGCAACTTCACAGCATCTATAATGAGACAAAAACCAGGTTAAAGCAAGCCCTGGGCTCTGCACATGAAATGGTCCTGACAGTTGAGTTGTGGTCCTACAGAACAGAAGAGCCCTACCTCACAGTAGCATGTCACTTCGTCGACAGACTCGGGTATCACAAGTCTCATACACTTGAAACCACCAGATGTGTTGATGACCCCACAGCAGTCAACATAGTACAGCAGCTTCTAAGCATTGCAGACGTCTGGGGTATAAAAGAGAAGATCCATACATTGATAACAGCTCAAATGCCAAACATGAAGGAGGCTCTTGCCAACACAAGCTGGACACACATGCCCTGTTTTGCCCACACGTTGGACCTGGCAATCAAAGAAGCCATGAAGGGTGAGTCTGCTCACGTCCTGCTGAAAAAGTGTCGAAAAGTCGTCAGGTTCTTCCAAAGTGGCACTGAAGCTGAGAAGAAGCTAAGAGAGCTGCAGTCCCAGTTGAGGTTCTCGCAAAAGGAACTGGTTCAGCCCATTGATGATGGATGGCTCTGTTCATTGATCATGTTAGAACGACTTGACGACCAGTATCAGGCTATGCCCATAGTGCTAACTCAGAGATCTAAGAAGGACATGTGTCTGAACGAACAGGAACTGAAAGAAGTCAAGAACATGGTGTTGGCTCTTCAGACATTCAGAGACGCCACGTCCATGATGAAAAGCAAGGGATTTGAGACCATTTCCATCGTTATTCCACTCCTCAAAAAACTGATGGGTAATCTTGGAAAACAAAAAGGAATGCTTTCATCCGGGCTACTTGCACAATGCAAAAAACATTTTGGCaatccaaacaaacacaaattgtCACTCACAGCTGCCCTGGACCCAAGATTTAAGAACATGATACTCAGTGATGGTGATGTTAATAGTTTAAATGAAACGCTAATCAAAGAGCAACAAGCAAATGCTAGATCACGACAGATGTCATCATCAGTCCTCAACTTTGAAGAATCTTTGACGATGTACCTCAACCATGATTCAATTCCAGAGGGAGGGGACCCCCTAGCATGGTGGAGGATGACAGGCTCCAAGATATTCAAAGATCTGAGCAAGATTGCTGTCAGAAAACTAGGTGTCGTTTCCACAGCCATCCCCTTGGAGCGTGCATTTGAGAAAGATGAGATGTTCCGCAACAGAAGGAAATGTCTGGCGCGGGAAAACCTCGACATGATACTGTTTCTGAACAGCAACTGGCTTGAGATTTAGACAAATATTCAGCTGTTGATACAACTGCATGTGAAAATAAACCTGAAATCTCCGattcaaacacagactgtgAATTTTGAAGTCAAACTTTGTCTGGTCCAGATTGAAGACTTTACTGTTTGCTGTGCCTTTAAGTGAACAA
This DNA window, taken from Hypomesus transpacificus isolate Combined female chromosome 13, fHypTra1, whole genome shotgun sequence, encodes the following:
- the si:ch211-152f22.4 gene encoding E3 SUMO-protein ligase ZBED1 produces the protein MPYPGRRGGRIGHIQFPRSEELALGERRQRVRNMRYQCTTDHQERSHRDGSPDICTTMRHLLHLFVAHLEPLDTAEAVVQALKPNLRPNEFCEQLHSIYNETKTRLKQALGSAHEMVLTVELWSYRTEEPYLTVACHFVDRLGYHKSHTLETTRCVDDPTAVNIVQQLLSIADVWGIKEKIHTLITAQMPNMKEALANTSWTHMPCFAHTLDLAIKEAMKGESAHVLLKKCRKVVRFFQSGTEAEKKLRELQSQLRFSQKELVQPIDDGWLCSLIMLERLDDQYQAMPIVLTQRSKKDMCLNEQELKEVKNMVLALQTFRDATSMMKSKGFETISIVIPLLKKLMGNLGKQKGMLSSGLLAQCKKHFGNPNKHKLSLTAALDPRFKNMILSDGDVNSLNETLIKEQQANARSRQMSSSVLNFEESLTMYLNHDSIPEGGDPLAWWRMTGSKIFKDLSKIAVRKLGVVSTAIPLERAFEKDEMFRNRRKCLARENLDMILFLNSNWLEI